The following proteins are co-located in the Choristoneura fumiferana chromosome 23, NRCan_CFum_1, whole genome shotgun sequence genome:
- the LOC141441207 gene encoding uncharacterized protein, translating into MESLERRLITDVLYSSTGEKNREQSRRMCICFVDLEKTFDSVPREALWVITVRIGCTENFVRLLRLLHDDMQCCVALESEHQTSYPLLWGEASCVLARVGVSLTPRLTAESELQLQHSICALLDECRGMRVAEEVKVNFTY; encoded by the exons ATGGAGTCCTTAGAAAGGCGATTGATAACCGACGTCCTCTACAGCAGCACAGGG GAAAAGAACAGAGAGCAAAGCCGCCGCATGTGCATCTGCTTCGTCGATCTCGAGAAAACCTTTGATAGTGTCCCTCGAGAAGCTCTATGGGTGATCACAGTAAGAataggatgcacagaaaactttGTGAGACTTCTCCGACTCCTGCATGACGACATGCAGTGCTGCGTCGCTCTCGAGAGTGAACATCAAACTTCTTACCCGTTACTGTGGGGTGAAGCAAGTTGTGTGCTAGCGCGTGTGGGTGTGAGCTTGACGCCGAGATTAACAGCCGAATcggagctgcagctgcagcattcG ATCTGTGCACTTTTAGACGAGTGCAGAGGAATGAGAGTGGCCGAAGAAGTGAAAGTGAATTTCACCTATTAA
- the LOC141440757 gene encoding uncharacterized protein produces the protein MDKTVYFLFLFVIYCCVHFCYGSEAEGNSITINDLLAKSSKKYENTVTLPVYVIYIFGSVLVLLILLVIFLIFVLVKPKFLEICKKNINVSENTETESAQNSRQDASQKSLKRLNLNRSHSFEFNNKSGQYQVLKENDSTNTLKSTKGEFGSLRTPTRTDASGNISPRIIKGLTKDMPIILPEQMSQICKEVLTRTNRNDDTAGSLRNINTIGKQSIIAEENEKKYASSPVLDVYDVIDDNKKTCDVKSSNKKDFDNQIQICSNDVRDMVNSLMEENFTNQTQLQSNNIYDMPNELDILSGKDLGNQTQTHSDDMYDMPKQIINSNKEDFDNTQTLSNNIYDMPKDLDNAQLNYVKPHFPQKTQDEISQIKEYFQKSDYDSPLATHNVKECSIDKIDCALDLNAYDFPTNTKMEAKMYINANCIH, from the exons ATGGATAAAAcagtgtattttttgtttttatttgttatttattgttgtgtGCACTTTTGTTATGGATCAGAAGCTGAAGGAAATTCAATAACGATAAATG atCTATTGGCGAAATCTtcgaaaaaatatgaaaatacagTAACATTACCGGTGTATGTGATTTACATATTTGGATCTGTATTGGTGCTTTTGATTTTGCttgtcatatttttaatatttgtcttAGTGAAGCCAAAGTTTCttgaaatatgcaaaaaaaatataaatgtttctGAAAATACTGAAACAGAATCTGCTCAAAATTCGAGGCAAGATGCTTCTCAGAAATCATTGAAACGCCTTAACTTAAACAGAAGTCATAGttttgaatttaataataaaagcggTCAATACCaagttttaaaagaaaatgaCAGTACTAACACTTTGAAATCAACAAAAGGAGAATTTGGTTCTCTCCGTACTCCAACAAGAACTGACGCTTCAGGTAACATATCACCGAGGATTATTAAAGGTTTAACCAAGGATATGCCTATTATTTTACCTGAACAAATGTCTCAAATTTGTAAAGAAGTATTAACAAGAACCAACAGAAACGACGACACTGCTGGCAGTCTACGGAATATAAATACTATAGGAAAGCAATCCATAATTGCAGaagaaaatgaaaagaaatacGCTTCTTCGCCGGTTTTAGACGTTTATGATGTGATTGATGACAACAAGAAAACATGTGATGTAAAAAGTTCAAACAAAAAAGACTTTGATAATCAAATACAAATATGTAGCAATGATGTGCGTGATATGGTAAATAGTTTAATGGAAGAAAATTTTACCAACCAAACACAATTGCAGAGTAACAATATTTACGACATGCCGAATGAACTAGACATTCTTAGCGGAAAAGATCTCGGTAATCAAACACAAACACATAGCGATGATATGTATGATATGCCGAAACAGATTATTAATTCAAACAAAGAAGATTTTGACAATACGCAAACACTGAGTAATAATATCTATGATATGCCAAAGGATCTTGATAATGCGCAACTAAATTACGTTAAACCACACTTTCCACAAAAAACTCAAGATGaaatcagtcaaataaaagaGTATTTTCAAAAGTCAGATTATGATTCTCCACTTGCAACGCACAATGTAAAAGAATGTTCGATCGATAAAATTGATTGCGCTTTAGATCTAAACGCTTATGACTTTCCAACGAATACCAAAATGGAAGCTAAAATGTATATAAATGCAAATTGTATTCATTAG